One region of Rhizophagus irregularis chromosome 18, complete sequence genomic DNA includes:
- a CDS encoding uncharacterized protein (SECRETED:cutsite_VNA-AP; SECRETED:prob_0.7144); SECRETED:SignalP(1-21), with translation MKFTTLVCLTALGVSALNVNAAPTPISDVELNNKRDAPSTYYYDDDKKDKYDDEYGYDDKKKDDKKEKYYRRSAVANEKDYKDEKDSYDSYPDSYDGKDKYDDEYGYDDKKDDKKKDDKKEKYYRRSAVANEKDYKDEKDSYDSYPDSYDGKDKYDDEYGYDDKKDDKKDKKEKYYRRSAVADEKDYKDEKDSYDSYPDSYDGKDKYDDEYGYDDKKDDKKDKKEKYYRRSAVADEKDYKDEKDSYDSYPDSYDGKDKYDDEYGYDDKKDDKKKDDKKEKYYRRSAVANEKDYKDEKDSYDSYPDSYDGKDKYDDEYGYDDKKDDKKKDDKKEKYYRRSAVANEKDYKDEKDSYDSYPDSYDGKDKYDDEYGYDDKKDDKKKDDKKEKYYRRSAVANEKDYKDEKDSYDSYPDSYDGKDKYDDEYGYDDKKDDKKDKKEKYYRRSAVADEKDYKDEKDSYDSYPDSYDGKDKYDDEYGYDDKKDDKKDKY, from the exons atgaaattcacAACTCTTGTTTGTTTAACGGCTTTGGGAGTTTCGGCTCTTAatg ttaatgCTGCTCCCACTCCTATTTCTGATGTTGAATTGAATAATAAACGTGACGCACCTTCtacatattattatgatgatgataagaAGGATAAGTACGATGACGAATACGGATACGATGACAAAAAGAAGGatgacaaaaaagaaaaatattacagACGTAGCGCAGTAGCCAATGAAAAAGATTACAAGGATGAGAAGGACAGCTACGATTCCTACCCCGACAGCTACGATGGAAAGGATAAGTACGATGACGAATACGGATATGATGACAAAAAAGATGACAAAAAGAAGGatgacaaaaaagaaaaatattacagACGTAGCGCAGTAGCCAATGAAAAAGATTACAAGGATGAGAAAGACAGCTACGATTCCTACCCCGACAGCTACGATGGAAAGGATAAGTACGATGACGAATACGGATATGATGACAAAAAAGATGACAAAAAggacaaaaaagaaaaatattacagACGTAGTGCAGTAGCTGATGAAAAAGATTACAAGGATGAGAAAGACAGCTACGATTCCTACCCCGACAGCTACGATGGAAAGGATAAGTACGATGACGAATACGGATATGATGACAAAAAAGATGACAAAAAggacaaaaaagaaaaatattacagACGTAGTGCAGTAGCTGATGAAAAAGATTACAAGGATGAGAAGGACAGCTACGATTCCTACCCCGACAGCTACGATGGAAAGGATAAGTACGATGACGAATACGGATACGATGACAAAAAAGATGACAAAAAGAAGGatgacaaaaaagaaaaatattacagACGTAGCGCAGTAGCCAATGAAAAAGATTACAAGGATGAGAAGGACAGCTACGATTCCTACCCCGACAGCTACGATGGAAAGGATAAGTACGATGACGAATACGGATACGATGACAAAAAAGATGACAAAAAGAAGGatgacaaaaaagaaaaatattacagACGTAGCGCAGTAGCCAATGAAAAAGATTACAAGGATGAGAAAGACAGCTACGATTCCTACCCCGACAGCTACGATGGAAAGGATAAGTACGATGACGAATACGGATACGATGACAAAAAAGATGACAAAAAGAAGGatgacaaaaaagaaaaatattacagACGTAGCGCAGTAGCCAATGAAAAAGATTACAAGGATGAGAAAGACAGCTACGATTCCTACCCCGACAGCTACGATGGAAAGGATAAGTACGATGACGAATACGGATATGATGACAAAAAAGATGACAAAAAggacaaaaaagaaaaatattacagACGTAGTGCAGTAGCTGATGAAAAAGATTACAAGGATGAGAAGGACAGCTACGATTCCTACCCCGACAGCTACGATGGAAAGGATAAGTACGACGACGAATACGGATACGATGACAAAAAAGATGACAAAAAggacaaatattaa